The Anaplasmataceae bacterium AB001_6 genome has a segment encoding these proteins:
- the lepA gene encoding elongation factor 4, with protein sequence MSSEIDLKNIRNFAVIAHIDHGKSTLCDRLIEFCGALQERDMVNQILDNLDVERERGITIKAQTVRLEYVAKSGVKYILNIIDTPGHVDFSYEVSRSLSSCEGSLLIVDATQGVEAQTLSNVYKAMDENHEILPVLNKVDLPAADIEKVKHEIEDIIGIDAKDAIGVSAKTGHGVEELLEMIVKTIPAPRPSEDENLKCLLIDSWYDAYLGVISLIRVFAGSISKNMEIKTMSNDKRYIIDKVGIFTPKKKELESLKSGEIGFIVSSMKNITECNIGDTITDFKSPTADALKGFKKVSPVVFCSFYPADSSEYDKLKDSLGKLNINDTSFFYESCSSVALGHGFRCGFLGMLHLEVIHERLQSEFEIDLIITAPSVIYKIYYLDGSQESMYNASDFPDPSRISYIEEPWVLASIILPDEYLGKILDLCNERRGIQRDMSYSDNRVILQYELPLSEIIFDFYDNLKSLSRGYASLDWEIIDYRKAEIVKLTILINGDLIDALSFILHKSNSQSRGRQICEKLKDSIPRQQYKIAIQAAIGSKIIARETVNAYRKDVTAKLYGGDKTRKMKLLEKQKKGKKKMQSLGKVNVPHSALINAFKVDKK encoded by the coding sequence ATGTCTAGCGAAATAGATTTAAAAAATATCAGAAATTTTGCTGTAATAGCTCATATTGATCATGGAAAATCTACTTTATGTGATAGATTGATAGAATTTTGCGGTGCTTTACAAGAAAGAGATATGGTGAATCAAATTCTTGATAATTTAGATGTGGAAAGAGAAAGGGGAATAACTATAAAAGCTCAGACTGTACGCTTGGAATATGTCGCAAAATCTGGTGTGAAATATATATTAAATATTATAGATACTCCCGGGCATGTCGATTTTTCATACGAAGTGAGCCGTAGTTTATCTTCTTGTGAGGGATCATTATTAATTGTTGATGCTACACAAGGAGTAGAGGCTCAAACTCTTTCTAATGTATATAAAGCAATGGATGAGAACCATGAAATTTTACCTGTTTTGAATAAAGTAGATTTGCCCGCTGCTGACATAGAAAAAGTTAAGCATGAAATAGAAGATATCATTGGAATTGATGCTAAAGATGCTATTGGTGTATCAGCAAAAACAGGTCATGGTGTTGAAGAATTATTAGAAATGATTGTAAAAACTATTCCTGCCCCACGGCCTTCAGAAGATGAGAATTTGAAATGTTTACTTATTGATAGTTGGTATGATGCTTATTTGGGTGTGATTTCTTTGATAAGAGTTTTTGCAGGATCAATATCTAAAAATATGGAAATTAAAACCATGTCCAATGATAAACGCTATATTATTGATAAAGTAGGTATTTTTACTCCTAAGAAAAAAGAACTTGAAAGTCTTAAATCTGGGGAAATTGGTTTTATAGTTTCTTCTATGAAAAATATTACAGAATGTAATATAGGGGATACGATAACAGATTTTAAATCTCCTACTGCAGACGCATTAAAAGGATTTAAAAAAGTCTCTCCAGTAGTATTTTGTAGTTTTTATCCTGCAGATTCTAGCGAATATGATAAATTAAAAGATAGTTTGGGCAAACTTAATATAAATGATACTAGCTTCTTTTATGAAAGCTGTTCTTCTGTGGCACTTGGACATGGTTTTAGATGCGGATTTTTAGGAATGTTGCATTTAGAAGTTATACACGAAAGATTGCAATCTGAATTTGAGATAGACCTCATTATAACTGCTCCTAGTGTTATTTATAAAATTTATTATTTAGATGGATCTCAAGAAAGTATGTACAATGCTTCTGATTTTCCTGATCCTTCCAGAATATCTTATATTGAAGAGCCTTGGGTTTTAGCTAGTATTATTTTACCTGATGAATACCTTGGGAAAATTCTCGATCTTTGTAATGAAAGAAGAGGCATTCAAAGAGATATGAGTTATTCTGATAATAGAGTTATATTGCAATATGAATTACCACTTTCTGAGATAATTTTTGATTTTTATGATAATTTAAAATCTTTATCTAGAGGTTATGCTAGTCTTGATTGGGAAATAATTGATTATCGTAAAGCTGAAATTGTTAAACTAACAATTTTAATTAATGGAGACCTAATAGACGCTTTATCTTTTATCCTTCATAAATCTAATTCTCAATCTAGAGGTCGTCAGATATGTGAAAAACTAAAAGATTCAATTCCTAGGCAACAATACAAAATTGCAATACAAGCAGCCATAGGAAGTAAAATTATTGCTAGAGAGACTGTTAATGCATACCGTAAAGATGTTACAGCAAAGCTATATGGGGGGGATAAAACTAGAAAAATGAAATTACTAGAAAAACAAAAAAAAGGGAAGAAAAAAATGCAATCTTTGGGTAAAGTTAATGTGCCTCATAGCGCATTAATTAATGCTTTTAAAGTTGATAAAAAATAA
- a CDS encoding RDD family protein — MDFIIAPIYKRVCAWIIDNIIVFVISIIFSSFVLYLLTASEDVERDYTSFAATSEWYIIFVKIIVTAINISYFTFTVSSKKQATLGQIFCSIYVTGFDGKKIDKMKAFDRYAFQFLIFILLSFVGNYVVRNDQILFSLLYLVLHILLFGWYFLALFNDKRMTIHDWICKTVVVSGRAYK; from the coding sequence ATGGATTTCATTATAGCTCCAATATATAAAAGAGTTTGTGCTTGGATAATAGATAATATCATTGTTTTTGTGATTTCCATAATATTTAGTTCTTTTGTACTTTATCTTTTGACCGCTTCAGAGGATGTTGAGAGAGATTATACATCTTTTGCAGCAACCAGTGAGTGGTACATAATTTTTGTGAAAATTATTGTTACGGCAATTAATATATCTTATTTTACATTCACTGTTTCTTCAAAAAAACAGGCTACTTTAGGACAGATTTTTTGTTCAATATATGTCACCGGGTTTGATGGGAAAAAAATTGATAAAATGAAAGCATTTGATAGATATGCTTTTCAATTTTTAATTTTTATTTTATTAAGTTTTGTTGGAAATTATGTTGTAAGAAATGATCAAATTTTATTTTCATTGTTATATTTGGTGTTACATATTCTTCTATTTGGTTGGTATTTTTTGGCATTATTTAATGATAAAAGGATGACAATTCACGATTGGATATGTAAGACAGTTGTGGTTTCTGGTAGAGCATATAAATAA
- a CDS encoding cytochrome c oxidase assembly protein, with amino-acid sequence MQKKNNRVLTVLIIIIFSMLCLAYASVPIYNLFCKATGYGGTVKRSFNFNIDSVSSKKIKVYFNSDVEKGLPWIFEPLQISTEIKIGQGALIFYKLKNNYPEQINGIAVYNVSPHKLGKYFNKVACFCFEKMTIEPFQEIILPVSFYLDKNMEKDPDTKDIKIMTLSYTFFEYN; translated from the coding sequence GTGCAGAAAAAAAATAATAGAGTATTGACTGTGCTTATAATTATCATATTTTCAATGCTCTGCCTTGCATATGCTTCGGTCCCAATCTACAATTTGTTTTGCAAAGCTACTGGATATGGCGGTACTGTAAAGCGCTCTTTTAATTTTAATATAGATTCAGTTAGTTCTAAAAAAATTAAAGTATATTTCAATTCAGATGTCGAAAAAGGCTTACCTTGGATTTTTGAACCATTACAAATTTCTACCGAGATTAAAATTGGCCAAGGAGCACTGATATTTTATAAATTGAAGAATAATTACCCCGAACAAATAAATGGGATAGCAGTGTACAATGTGTCACCTCATAAGCTTGGAAAATATTTTAATAAAGTAGCGTGTTTTTGTTTTGAAAAAATGACCATAGAGCCATTTCAAGAAATAATATTACCGGTGTCATTTTATTTAGATAAAAATATGGAAAAAGATCCAGATACTAAAGACATAAAAATTATGACTCTCTCTTATACTTTTTTCGAATATAATTAG
- the rpmG gene encoding 50S ribosomal protein L33 produces MSKVKKNKTLYKLVSSENSDCFYVVSLNAKTINKSWTIRKFDRKARKHVIFKLKKL; encoded by the coding sequence ATGTCAAAGGTAAAGAAGAATAAAACATTATATAAATTAGTTAGCTCAGAAAATAGCGATTGTTTTTATGTTGTTTCTTTAAATGCAAAAACAATAAACAAAAGTTGGACTATAAGAAAATTTGATAGAAAAGCACGTAAACACGTTATTTTTAAATTGAAAAAACTTTAA